In Mongoliitalea daihaiensis, one DNA window encodes the following:
- a CDS encoding NUDIX hydrolase gives MKIFVNDKPLDLISPTEFPTERTFECIFESPIDLPLAVELFDDVLITNPSKDFIIRLLYILRTRKLKNLDSVTIVANDSEELKSFIKSRFTVIKAAGGVVTKKDKVLFIYRLGKWDLPKGKFDKGESPEECAVREVEEECGVKVRITRKICKTWHTYTHNRKSILKKTYWFEMDLVSDEGLKAQKEEGIEEVKWLNHQDAKIALVNSYPSMRYLYKKFLKVKA, from the coding sequence ATGAAGATTTTTGTTAATGATAAGCCACTCGATTTGATAAGTCCTACAGAGTTTCCTACTGAACGAACTTTCGAATGTATTTTTGAATCTCCTATCGATCTGCCTTTAGCGGTGGAATTGTTTGACGATGTACTGATCACAAACCCATCCAAAGACTTTATTATTCGGTTGTTATACATTCTAAGAACTCGGAAATTGAAAAATTTAGATTCGGTGACCATCGTTGCAAATGATAGTGAGGAGTTAAAATCATTTATTAAAAGTAGGTTTACAGTAATTAAAGCGGCAGGGGGTGTAGTTACCAAAAAAGACAAAGTTTTGTTTATTTACCGATTAGGAAAGTGGGATTTACCAAAAGGTAAGTTTGATAAAGGAGAGAGTCCTGAAGAATGTGCCGTACGTGAGGTGGAAGAAGAATGTGGCGTGAAGGTCCGGATTACTCGTAAAATCTGCAAAACTTGGCATACGTATACGCATAATCGAAAGAGTATTTTAAAGAAAACCTATTGGTTTGAAATGGACCTTGTGTCTGATGAAGGGTTAAAAGCTCAAAAAGAAGAAGGGATAGAAGAAGTGAAATGGTTGAATCATCAAGATGCTAAGATTGCGCTGGTCAACTCCTATCCGTCTATGCGATATTTATACAAGAAGTTTTTAAAAGTGAAGGCTTAA
- a CDS encoding NAD-dependent epimerase has translation MKYLVTGTAGFIGFHVANKLLARGETVVGLDVINDYYDVNLKFARLAYAGISKEDVLANNKAVSSKHENYSFVKLDLADSQGLMKLFEEEQFDVVINLAAQAGVRYSLINPSAYVESNIVGFVNILEGCRHHGVKHLVYASSSSVYGANETMPFSTSDNVDHPLSLYAASKKSNELMAHTYSNLFQLPTTGLRFFTVYGPWGRPDMALFLFIEAITKGEPIDVFNFGKMKRDFTYVDDIVEGIIRVADRPARKNESWTGADPDPGSSYAPYKIYNIGNSQPVELMDYIGALEKALGKVAVKNMLPLQAGDVPATYADVTDLMRDTGYKPDTTVEEGVAKFVEWYKEFYNKEL, from the coding sequence ATGAAATATTTAGTGACCGGTACAGCCGGATTTATAGGCTTCCATGTAGCCAATAAACTTTTAGCAAGAGGAGAAACAGTCGTAGGTCTAGATGTGATCAATGATTATTATGATGTAAATCTAAAGTTTGCAAGATTGGCTTATGCAGGGATATCCAAAGAGGATGTACTCGCCAATAACAAAGCTGTATCTTCCAAGCATGAGAATTACTCTTTTGTAAAATTGGATTTGGCAGATTCCCAAGGGTTGATGAAGCTTTTTGAAGAAGAACAATTTGATGTAGTCATTAACTTAGCGGCACAAGCTGGTGTTAGATATTCATTGATTAACCCTTCGGCTTACGTGGAGTCCAATATTGTTGGTTTCGTGAATATTTTGGAAGGATGTAGACATCATGGGGTGAAACATTTGGTTTATGCTTCTTCAAGTTCGGTATACGGAGCGAATGAGACTATGCCATTTTCTACATCAGATAATGTGGATCATCCGCTAAGTTTGTATGCAGCCTCCAAAAAGTCTAATGAGTTGATGGCACATACTTATAGTAATTTGTTTCAACTACCAACAACAGGCTTACGATTCTTTACAGTATACGGACCATGGGGAAGACCTGATATGGCTTTGTTTTTATTTATTGAAGCTATTACGAAGGGAGAACCCATTGATGTATTTAATTTTGGTAAAATGAAACGTGACTTCACGTATGTAGATGATATTGTAGAAGGAATTATTAGAGTAGCTGACCGTCCAGCTCGGAAAAATGAGTCTTGGACAGGTGCAGATCCAGACCCAGGAAGCTCTTATGCTCCCTATAAAATCTATAATATTGGTAACTCACAGCCAGTGGAGCTCATGGATTATATTGGAGCGTTGGAAAAAGCTTTAGGTAAAGTTGCTGTAAAAAATATGTTACCTCTTCAGGCAGGAGATGTACCCGCTACTTATGCAGATGTAACAGATTTGATGAGAGACACAGGTTATAAGCCCGATACAACTGTGGAAGAAGGTGTTGCAAAGTTTGTAGAATGGTACAAAGAGTTTTATAATAAAGAGCTTTGA
- the proC gene encoding pyrroline-5-carboxylate reductase — translation MLQNKTIAIIGCGNLGLAIVNGLLAQKDFSPQQLHVTKRNPSNILYLQDLGVRVHSDNSFAAKEADIVILGVKPYNVNSILKEINPVLSPTKQVIVSLATGITLDEMFTVLDPATTAFRAMPNIAADIQESVTCICGKNATSSTEEIVKGLFNSIGFSITIDESLMEAATVLGACGIAYVLRFMRAMIQGGIQIGFDAKTASLIVNQTVKGAAELMIQKNMHPEEAIDKVTTPKGCTIVGLNEMEHQGFSAAMVRGVLASYQKIEKV, via the coding sequence ATGCTTCAAAACAAAACAATTGCCATCATCGGCTGTGGTAATCTGGGACTTGCCATTGTCAATGGATTGTTGGCTCAAAAAGATTTTTCGCCCCAACAATTACATGTGACAAAAAGAAATCCAAGTAATATCCTCTACTTACAAGATCTGGGAGTACGAGTTCACAGTGATAACTCATTCGCTGCTAAAGAAGCTGACATCGTCATATTGGGAGTAAAACCCTACAATGTCAACAGCATTTTAAAAGAAATAAATCCTGTTTTAAGCCCAACCAAACAGGTTATAGTTTCTTTAGCTACAGGAATCACCCTTGACGAAATGTTTACTGTGCTAGACCCGGCTACTACAGCATTTAGAGCGATGCCCAACATCGCCGCTGATATTCAAGAATCAGTCACATGTATTTGCGGTAAAAATGCCACGTCATCAACCGAAGAAATTGTTAAAGGCTTATTCAACAGCATTGGGTTTAGTATCACCATCGATGAAAGCTTGATGGAAGCAGCAACTGTACTAGGTGCTTGCGGCATTGCCTATGTTTTACGATTTATGAGAGCCATGATACAGGGAGGGATACAAATTGGTTTTGATGCAAAAACTGCTTCTTTGATAGTCAATCAAACAGTCAAAGGGGCTGCTGAGTTGATGATCCAAAAAAATATGCATCCAGAAGAAGCTATTGATAAAGTAACTACCCCGAAAGGATGTACCATCGTAGGCTTGAATGAAATGGAACATCAAGGGTTCTCTGCAGCTATGGTCAGAGGAGTACTTGCTTCCTATCAAAAGATCGAGAAAGTTTAA
- the rfbB gene encoding dTDP-glucose 4,6-dehydratase, which yields MGKNILITGGAGFIGCHVVQLFVNKYPDYKIINLDCLTYAGNLENLKSIEAKPNYVFEKVDIQDEDELKRVFEKHQVTDVIHLAAESHVDRSITDPLAFVKTNVIGTVNLLNASKTYWKDYEQHLFYHVSTDEVYGSLDHGGFFLETTPYDPQSPYSASKASSDHFVRAYANTYKLKTVITNCSNNYGPNQFPEKLIPLCIHNIRNNKPLPVYGKGENIRDWLFVVDHARAIDVVFHQGKPNETYNIGGFNEWKNIDIVRLLCKKMDEKLGREIGTSEQLITYVKDRAGHDLRYAIDASKIQSELGWEPSLQFEEGIEKTIDWYLANEEWLENVTSGTYQKYYEDHYGA from the coding sequence ATGGGAAAAAATATTTTGATTACTGGAGGAGCTGGATTTATCGGCTGTCATGTCGTACAGTTGTTTGTGAATAAGTACCCAGACTACAAAATCATTAATTTGGATTGCCTCACCTATGCTGGTAATTTGGAGAACTTAAAGTCAATTGAGGCTAAACCGAATTATGTTTTTGAAAAGGTGGATATTCAAGATGAGGATGAATTGAAGCGGGTATTTGAAAAGCATCAGGTCACCGATGTAATCCACCTAGCAGCAGAATCCCATGTGGATAGATCTATTACTGATCCCTTGGCTTTTGTCAAAACGAATGTGATTGGCACGGTCAATCTTTTAAATGCTTCAAAAACGTATTGGAAAGATTACGAGCAACATTTATTTTACCATGTTTCCACAGATGAGGTATATGGCTCACTAGATCATGGGGGATTTTTCTTAGAAACTACTCCGTATGACCCACAGTCACCTTATTCAGCTTCAAAAGCATCCTCAGATCATTTTGTGCGAGCCTATGCCAATACATATAAGCTCAAAACAGTCATTACTAATTGTTCAAATAATTACGGCCCAAATCAATTTCCTGAAAAATTAATACCACTGTGTATTCACAACATTAGAAATAATAAACCACTACCAGTATATGGGAAAGGAGAAAATATTAGGGACTGGTTGTTTGTGGTAGATCATGCACGTGCGATTGATGTAGTATTTCATCAAGGTAAGCCAAATGAAACTTACAATATAGGCGGATTTAATGAGTGGAAGAATATAGATATTGTACGCCTACTTTGTAAGAAAATGGATGAAAAGTTGGGTAGAGAGATAGGTACATCAGAGCAATTGATTACATATGTGAAAGACAGAGCAGGTCATGATTTACGCTATGCTATCGATGCAAGCAAAATCCAGTCTGAACTAGGCTGGGAACCAAGTCTTCAATTTGAAGAAGGTATCGAAAAGACGATCGATTGGTACTTAGCTAACGAGGAATGGTTGGAAAATGTCACTTCAGGCACTTATCAGAAATATTATGAGGACCATTATGGTGCTTAA
- a CDS encoding sugar phosphate isomerase/epimerase family protein, protein MKPSSNRRTFLKSMGLLGLGTTISPLILQACKQAESDKLSKEVLKDPLFNISLAQWSLHKMLFAGELDNLDFATFTKSQFGIDAVEYVNAFFKEKAKDLSYLGEMKTRAKDAGVQSLLIMIDGEGYLGDVDETSRNQAVENHKKWVEAAKFLGCHSIRVNAFGRGTAEEVAASAIEGLGSLASFAKPFDINVIVENHGSYSSNGRWLADVIEGTGMDNCGTLPDFGNFCIRRSNGSEWGGECIEEYDRYLGVAEMMPFAKGVSAKSYDFDEDGNCIETDYERMLQIVKDAGYTGYIGIEYEGSQLSEVEGVKATQKLINRIGSTLG, encoded by the coding sequence ATGAAACCATCATCTAACCGAAGAACGTTTCTTAAATCTATGGGGCTTTTGGGCTTAGGTACTACCATCAGCCCATTAATTCTTCAAGCTTGTAAACAAGCTGAATCCGACAAGTTGTCAAAAGAAGTGTTGAAAGACCCACTTTTTAACATATCCTTAGCTCAGTGGTCATTGCATAAGATGTTGTTTGCAGGAGAGTTGGACAATTTGGATTTTGCCACATTTACAAAAAGTCAATTTGGAATTGATGCAGTAGAATATGTCAATGCCTTCTTTAAAGAAAAGGCAAAGGATCTATCCTATTTGGGAGAAATGAAAACAAGAGCAAAGGATGCTGGGGTACAAAGTTTATTGATTATGATTGATGGTGAAGGCTACCTTGGAGATGTGGATGAAACTTCCAGAAATCAAGCTGTTGAAAATCATAAAAAATGGGTGGAGGCAGCCAAATTTTTAGGATGTCATTCCATTCGTGTCAATGCATTTGGAAGAGGTACTGCTGAGGAAGTGGCTGCGTCAGCCATAGAAGGCCTCGGATCGTTGGCCTCTTTTGCAAAGCCATTTGATATCAACGTGATTGTTGAAAATCATGGGAGTTATTCCTCCAATGGTAGATGGTTGGCAGACGTCATTGAAGGTACAGGTATGGATAATTGCGGCACATTGCCTGATTTTGGTAATTTCTGTATCCGTAGATCCAATGGCTCGGAATGGGGAGGAGAGTGCATCGAGGAGTATGACCGATACTTGGGTGTTGCAGAGATGATGCCATTTGCTAAAGGAGTGAGCGCTAAAAGTTATGATTTTGATGAAGATGGAAACTGTATAGAAACTGATTATGAACGCATGCTTCAAATTGTCAAAGATGCAGGTTATACTGGCTATATAGGAATTGAGTATGAGGGAAGTCAGCTTTCTGAGGTGGAGGGTGTTAAGGCAACTCAAAAATTGATTAATCGAATAGGTTCTACCTTAGGTTAA
- a CDS encoding tetratricopeptide repeat protein, whose amino-acid sequence MKKILISAFVLMVSCSALFAQEQAETETMRKRNEADQRVYQLALRYNDLPVARMKLMELIERNPTNIRYQELLATLYFDSNQFTSAAVSAMDLLEKNDKNVAALEIAGYSLEQLGAFDRAMPYFESHYLLTGTLFSLYKTAYMQFSLDRFEEALNSANMLVKDAKSSTEMLNFTKADETTQEVSIKAAALNLKGLIYMAEKNVEEAQTAFMQSLELAPGFEMAQLNMRELRNSNKQ is encoded by the coding sequence ATGAAAAAAATACTTATTTCAGCTTTCGTGCTGATGGTAAGCTGCTCAGCATTATTCGCTCAAGAACAAGCGGAGACTGAGACTATGAGAAAAAGAAACGAAGCAGATCAGCGTGTGTATCAATTAGCCTTGCGCTACAATGATTTACCGGTAGCACGGATGAAGCTGATGGAGCTTATTGAGCGCAATCCTACAAATATTCGCTATCAAGAGCTTTTGGCAACCTTATATTTTGATTCCAATCAATTTACGTCGGCTGCTGTGAGTGCGATGGATTTGTTGGAAAAAAATGATAAGAATGTAGCTGCATTGGAGATTGCAGGGTACTCACTGGAACAGTTAGGTGCATTTGATCGGGCAATGCCTTACTTTGAATCGCATTACCTTTTAACTGGAACATTATTTTCCCTCTACAAAACGGCCTACATGCAGTTTTCATTGGATAGATTTGAAGAAGCATTGAATTCTGCCAATATGCTGGTCAAAGATGCCAAATCCTCTACAGAAATGTTAAATTTTACCAAAGCGGATGAAACGACTCAAGAAGTAAGTATCAAAGCAGCAGCATTAAATTTAAAAGGTTTGATTTACATGGCAGAAAAAAATGTGGAAGAAGCACAGACTGCTTTTATGCAGTCTTTAGAACTGGCTCCTGGCTTTGAAATGGCTCAATTAAATATGAGAGAACTTAGAAATTCGAACAAGCAGTAA
- the pyrE gene encoding orotate phosphoribosyltransferase encodes MEIFNKRIAAEIASKLLEIEAIRLQPEKPFTWASGWKSPIYCDNRLSLSFPEIRSLIKNHLCTIIKEKFPSTESIAGVATAGIPQGALIAEELNLPFLYVRSKPKGHGMENMIEGKVTPGQKVVVIEDLVSTGGSSLKAVQDLRNAGFEVLGMLAIFTYGFELAKSNFQEAKVPLVCLSDYSSMLPQALANDYINDETLASLVEWRKDPASWNP; translated from the coding sequence ATGGAAATTTTCAACAAACGTATTGCAGCTGAAATAGCATCTAAATTATTGGAGATTGAAGCTATCAGACTTCAACCTGAAAAACCTTTCACATGGGCTTCAGGATGGAAGTCTCCTATCTATTGCGATAATAGATTATCACTTTCTTTTCCAGAGATTCGATCCCTCATCAAAAATCACTTGTGCACGATCATTAAGGAAAAGTTTCCTTCCACAGAAAGTATTGCAGGGGTAGCAACCGCTGGTATCCCACAGGGAGCCCTAATTGCAGAAGAACTGAATCTTCCCTTTCTTTATGTTCGGTCCAAACCCAAAGGGCATGGCATGGAAAATATGATTGAAGGAAAAGTTACCCCAGGACAAAAAGTAGTAGTTATTGAAGATTTGGTATCGACAGGCGGCTCTTCTTTAAAAGCGGTTCAAGATTTAAGAAATGCCGGATTTGAGGTTTTAGGCATGCTCGCTATCTTCACATATGGTTTTGAGCTTGCTAAATCAAATTTTCAAGAAGCAAAGGTACCCTTAGTTTGCCTAAGTGATTATTCTTCTATGTTGCCCCAAGCATTGGCAAATGATTATATCAATGATGAAACATTAGCATCCCTAGTAGAATGGAGAAAAGATCCTGCTAGTTGGAACCCATGA
- a CDS encoding PIG-L deacetylase family protein, whose product MLVVAGLSYGTIWWGRGLLHDSEIPIQKTLFASTSPQRVLVFFAHPDDEIAVGGTLNLLKNEGHMIYMVYVTQGENGPTGDLVSQELLGATRKNEMQQVANFLNAEALEILNFPDSGLKHLPLELFEKLAQEMIEKYRPDYVISYDSEVGLYGHPDHRAVSKGMENYYLANIGKVDFPVKQLFQVTLCSKQIQVALQLAPGFQRNYPKVGNGLPKPDFSIRTTRFFRDLEQMMEMHATQQEVFKDLLPYKDQVPSYVYARIFDREYFHKVRR is encoded by the coding sequence ATGCTTGTAGTAGCGGGGCTAAGCTATGGGACCATTTGGTGGGGTAGAGGCCTTTTGCATGATTCAGAGATCCCGATTCAAAAAACACTTTTTGCTAGTACATCTCCTCAAAGAGTACTGGTTTTTTTTGCCCATCCAGATGATGAAATTGCTGTTGGTGGAACGTTAAACCTTCTGAAAAATGAGGGGCACATGATTTACATGGTGTATGTCACGCAAGGTGAGAATGGGCCCACTGGGGATTTGGTGTCTCAGGAGTTATTAGGTGCAACTCGTAAAAATGAAATGCAACAAGTGGCCAATTTTTTAAATGCAGAAGCTTTGGAAATACTTAATTTTCCTGATAGTGGATTAAAGCATCTTCCTTTAGAATTGTTTGAAAAGCTTGCTCAGGAAATGATTGAAAAATACCGTCCAGATTATGTGATATCATACGACTCGGAAGTCGGTTTATACGGACATCCAGATCATCGCGCAGTTTCCAAAGGAATGGAAAATTATTACCTTGCCAATATTGGTAAAGTGGATTTTCCTGTCAAGCAGTTATTTCAAGTAACCCTCTGTTCCAAACAAATTCAAGTTGCCCTGCAGTTAGCCCCAGGATTTCAGCGGAATTATCCAAAAGTAGGAAACGGTCTACCAAAGCCAGATTTTTCGATTCGAACAACCCGTTTCTTTCGAGACCTGGAACAAATGATGGAGATGCATGCAACACAACAAGAAGTGTTTAAAGATTTGTTACCCTATAAAGATCAGGTACCGTCATATGTATATGCGAGGATATTTGATCGGGAATATTTTCACAAAGTTCGCCGTTAA
- a CDS encoding glycosyltransferase family 4 protein has product MPKLIRLTTVPLSLKLLLSGQMRFMKDQGWDVLMVSSDGKELSQVIKNEGCRHEVIPFTRQITPFKDLYCLWLLYKLFKREKPDIIHSHTPKAGLLAMVAGALAGVKIRIHTLAGLPHMAASDNKKALLEMAEKWTYRYASEVWPNAYSLKNLILEKGWVGERKIRVIGKGSSNGIDLKKFSREALAENHLVAATMRMTPGENEFIIICIGRLVKDKGIEELVEAFLQSQIIKHSKLVLLGAFEQELNPISDEVMRKISDHPKIVQIDWTDHVAHYLALADLVVHPSHREGFPNVLLEAGAMQVPILCSDIPGNTDIVQNRKTGLVFPVKDIETLKQGLEFAFVKRDFMQELADQLYQQVVENYNRRNIQLFYREAYEELLSANPAKDLF; this is encoded by the coding sequence ATGCCTAAGCTGATACGTCTTACAACGGTTCCTTTATCTTTAAAACTTCTTCTTTCCGGTCAAATGCGTTTTATGAAAGATCAAGGGTGGGATGTGCTCATGGTCAGTTCAGATGGGAAGGAGCTATCGCAAGTAATTAAAAATGAAGGATGTAGACATGAGGTAATCCCTTTTACAAGACAAATCACACCTTTCAAAGATTTATATTGCTTGTGGTTGCTATATAAACTCTTTAAAAGAGAAAAGCCTGACATTATTCATTCCCATACCCCCAAGGCTGGGTTATTGGCGATGGTAGCCGGAGCACTCGCTGGGGTAAAAATCAGAATTCATACACTGGCAGGTCTTCCCCATATGGCAGCCTCTGACAATAAAAAAGCACTTCTTGAGATGGCTGAAAAATGGACTTATCGCTATGCAAGTGAGGTTTGGCCAAACGCATATTCGCTGAAAAATTTAATTCTAGAAAAAGGATGGGTAGGGGAACGAAAAATAAGGGTTATTGGAAAGGGTTCCTCCAACGGTATTGATTTAAAAAAATTCAGTAGAGAAGCTTTGGCAGAGAATCACTTGGTAGCAGCGACGATGCGTATGACGCCTGGTGAAAATGAATTCATCATAATCTGTATTGGCAGATTGGTCAAAGACAAGGGCATTGAAGAATTGGTTGAAGCTTTTTTACAATCTCAAATCATAAAGCATTCCAAATTGGTTTTATTAGGAGCATTTGAACAGGAACTGAATCCGATTTCGGATGAGGTAATGCGTAAAATCTCTGATCATCCCAAAATTGTTCAAATAGACTGGACGGACCATGTCGCACATTACTTAGCCCTAGCGGATTTAGTCGTTCATCCTTCCCACAGAGAAGGATTCCCCAACGTACTTCTGGAGGCTGGTGCAATGCAGGTTCCAATCTTGTGTTCTGATATCCCGGGCAATACAGATATCGTCCAAAATCGTAAAACGGGATTGGTTTTTCCAGTAAAAGATATTGAGACATTGAAGCAAGGTTTAGAGTTTGCTTTTGTCAAACGTGATTTCATGCAGGAGCTTGCCGATCAATTGTATCAACAAGTAGTTGAAAATTACAATCGGAGGAACATTCAGCTATTCTATCGTGAAGCTTATGAGGAGCTTTTATCCGCCAATCCGGCGAAAGATTTATTCTGA
- the coaD gene encoding pantetheine-phosphate adenylyltransferase: MKKIAIFPGSFDPYTNGHHDIVMRGLKMFDEIIIGIGYNSSKKNRYFDIDLMVKKIESVYENEPRVKVLVYNELTSSLAKKIGADFLLRGLRNTTDFEYENTISQMNRKLKKDLETVFLITSPQYSAITSTIIREVHKFEINVNEYLPYDLES, encoded by the coding sequence ATGAAAAAAATAGCCATCTTCCCAGGTTCTTTTGACCCATACACCAATGGACATCATGATATTGTGATGCGTGGCTTGAAAATGTTTGATGAAATCATCATTGGCATTGGCTATAACTCTTCAAAAAAAAACAGATACTTCGACATTGACTTGATGGTCAAAAAGATAGAATCTGTGTATGAAAATGAACCGAGAGTCAAAGTCTTGGTATACAACGAACTCACCTCAAGCCTTGCAAAAAAAATAGGAGCGGATTTTTTATTAAGAGGTCTTAGAAATACCACAGATTTTGAATATGAAAATACCATTTCACAAATGAATCGAAAACTGAAAAAAGATTTAGAAACTGTGTTTTTGATTACTTCTCCTCAGTACTCTGCTATTACTTCTACTATTATTCGTGAGGTTCACAAATTTGAGATAAACGTCAACGAATATTTACCTTATGATTTAGAATCTTAA